AGCGCCAGCCCCGAGAAGAGGGCCACCCCGAGGCGGCGGAGCAACACCCCTGCCCGCTCGCCCACCGCGAGCGAGGCGAGCAGCGCCAGCACCGCCACCGCCGAGGCGGTGTACGGAGCGGGCCCGGCGAGCGCCACCAGGAGAGCGAACAACGCGCCCCCCAGCTTGAGGCGGGCATCCAGCCCGACCACCCGCTCGCGAAGGGCGGCGCGGCTCACGCCCGCTCTCCCGTCTCGACGAACAGGGAGCGGTAGAGATAGCCGAGGAAGAAGCCCCCCACGAGCCCGGCACACAGGAAGGCGAAGAGGAGGACATCCCCCTCCAGCGGAATCAGGGGCGGCTGGGGGGAGCGTCCCGCGGCCTCGGCGAACGGGAGCACGACGTGTTCGTCGACACCAGGCCAGCCCGAGGCCTCGGCGAGCAGCGGCTTCATGGCGTGGCGGGTGCGGCGGGAAGCGCGTGGAACTTCAGGAGGGCGGGCCGGCGGCGGGAGATGAAGACGACGGCGCCGGCGGTGAAGGCCCCCTCGAGTATTCCGAGCGGAAGCTGGGTGGGGAGGAAGGAGAGCAGCAGGGTGCCCAGCGTGGTGCCCAGCGGTTGGGCGCCGTGCAGCGCCGAGGCCAGCTCGAAGGACGTCATGGCGTAGGTGGCCCAATCCGACAACATGCCCGCGGCGAAGGCCGCCACTCCGAGCGAGGCGCGCAGGGAGCGCAGTCCGTGGAAGATGGCGTAGCCGACGAAGCCGCCCACCACGCCCATGGACCAGATGTCGGCGCCCAGGGTGGACAGCCCTCCGTGGGCGAGGAAGAGCGCTTGCAGCAACAGCGCCACGAACGTCACCAGCACGGTCATCACCGGACCGATGAGCACGGCGGCGAGCCCCGTGCCACACGGGTGCGAGCAGGTGCCGATGATGGGGACCGGCACGGGCATGCAGGAGACGACGAAGACCGCGGCGGCGAGCATCGCCACGAAGGGCGAATAGAGCGGGCTCTGCGCCATGCGCTGGCGCAACCGCGTGACGCCCAGCGCGAGCAGTGGCAGCACGGACAGCGTCCAGCCCGCGGCCCACCCGAAGGGAAGGAGGCCCTCCGCCAGGTGCATGGCATGCGCGGGATGAGGCAGCAGCAACAGCACGAGTGCCGCGAGCCCCGCGCTCGGTGGGAGAGGCGCTGATTGGAGGCAGGCCTGGACGCAATGCCGGAGGACGGCACCACACCCACGCCCGGAGAAACCCGGCATGGCAACCTCGCTCTCAATCCTCGGAGAGATGGGTCGAACAGCCCTGGGTAGGTCTCCTGGCTCGTGGATTCAGAGCGCCTGACGGCGTTCCGCGCCACCTCCACCTTCCCCGACGCATCGAGTGGTGACTTCGGAGGTAGCTTCCCACTTACAGTGGCGGGTCCGCGCCGGACTCACACCGGCTTCCCCGTTATGCCCTTGATAGCGGGCACCCCTGGCTATGGATTCGATTGTCAGGGGCCAAGTATCGGAGGCGGCGCGCTCCTGTCAACGGAATGCGCGCTCCTACCCCTCGGCACTCCGCCACCGATTCTCCCAGATCAGCTCTTCCAGCGTCCGGCGCGAGTCCCAGCCTTCCAGCTCCAGCATCGGCCGCTCATAGAAGGCCTCGACATGGCCCAGGCACAGGATGGCGATGGGCTCACTGCCCTTTGGTGCTCCCAACAACTCCGCCAGCCGGGTGGGCTCGAAGAGCGACACCCAGCCCATGCCAATCCCCTCGGCCCTCGCGGCGAGCCAGAGGTTCTGGATGGCGCAACTGGCGGAGGCGAGGTCCATGTTCGGCAGGGTGCGCCTGCCAAACACGTAGCGCTCGCGTTGATCCATCAGCGCCACGACCCAGAGCTCGGGACATTCCTTGATGCCCTCGACCTTGAGGCGCATGAACTCCTCGCCCCGCGGGCCCAGCGCCTCGGCGGTACGCGCGCGCTCCTGCTCGACCAGCCCGGCGATGTCACCGCGCAGCCGCGCATCCGTGATGCGAATGAAACGCCACGGCTGCATGAAGCCGACGCTCGGCCCGAGATGCGCCGCCTGGAGCAGCCGCGCCATGATCTCCTGATCGATGGGATCGGATCGGAAGTGGCGCATGTCCCGGCGTTCACTGATCACTCGGTAGACGGCTTCTCGCTCCGCGGGAGAAAAGCGGTGTTTCGTCATGGATCGTCGAGCCCCTGGCAAGCCCTCTCTCGAGGCGCTCCATACCACCGCTCGCCCCGCCCG
This Cystobacter fuscus DSM 2262 DNA region includes the following protein-coding sequences:
- a CDS encoding energy-coupling factor ABC transporter permease — protein: MPGFSGRGCGAVLRHCVQACLQSAPLPPSAGLAALVLLLLPHPAHAMHLAEGLLPFGWAAGWTLSVLPLLALGVTRLRQRMAQSPLYSPFVAMLAAAVFVVSCMPVPVPIIGTCSHPCGTGLAAVLIGPVMTVLVTFVALLLQALFLAHGGLSTLGADIWSMGVVGGFVGYAIFHGLRSLRASLGVAAFAAGMLSDWATYAMTSFELASALHGAQPLGTTLGTLLLSFLPTQLPLGILEGAFTAGAVVFISRRRPALLKFHALPAAPATP
- the bluB gene encoding 5,6-dimethylbenzimidazole synthase; this encodes MTKHRFSPAEREAVYRVISERRDMRHFRSDPIDQEIMARLLQAAHLGPSVGFMQPWRFIRITDARLRGDIAGLVEQERARTAEALGPRGEEFMRLKVEGIKECPELWVVALMDQRERYVFGRRTLPNMDLASASCAIQNLWLAARAEGIGMGWVSLFEPTRLAELLGAPKGSEPIAILCLGHVEAFYERPMLELEGWDSRRTLEELIWENRWRSAEG